From the genome of Desulfonatronum thiosulfatophilum, one region includes:
- a CDS encoding DUF2065 domain-containing protein — MNFDLKLLLAALGLALVLEGIPYFLWSEKMPGYLRFLSEQPPATLRKMGLAAIISGLVFLALARRFL; from the coding sequence ATGAACTTCGACCTGAAACTTCTGTTGGCAGCCCTTGGCTTGGCCCTCGTTCTGGAGGGCATCCCGTACTTTCTCTGGTCTGAAAAAATGCCCGGATACCTGCGTTTTCTTTCGGAGCAACCACCCGCTACCTTGCGCAAAATGGGGTTGGCCGCCATCATTTCCGGACTTGTGTTCCTGGCTCTGGCTCGCAGATTCCTCTGA
- the clpP gene encoding ATP-dependent Clp endopeptidase proteolytic subunit ClpP gives MGVPIVIETTGRTERAYDLYSRLLKDRILILGTPIDDNIANLVCSQLLFLESENPEKEINMYINSPGGSVTAGLAIYDTMQYISSPVATLCLGQAASMGALLLTAGAKGMRYALPNSRILIHQPMGGFQGQATDIDIQAREIIRLKAKLTEILAAHTGADMEKVRHDTERDYFMSAEEAVAYGLIDKVLASRVQLKTPA, from the coding sequence ATGGGCGTGCCGATAGTCATAGAAACAACAGGCCGGACCGAGCGAGCCTACGACCTCTACTCCCGTCTCTTGAAAGACAGGATTCTTATTCTTGGAACGCCCATTGACGACAATATCGCCAACCTGGTGTGTTCGCAGCTTCTTTTTCTGGAATCGGAAAATCCGGAAAAAGAAATCAACATGTACATCAACTCGCCGGGCGGTTCCGTCACGGCGGGCTTGGCGATCTACGACACCATGCAATATATTTCCTCCCCCGTAGCCACCCTGTGCCTCGGCCAGGCTGCGAGCATGGGCGCTCTGCTGCTTACGGCCGGGGCCAAAGGAATGCGATACGCGTTGCCCAACAGCCGGATCCTCATCCACCAACCCATGGGCGGCTTTCAAGGGCAAGCAACGGATATCGACATCCAGGCCAGGGAAATCATCCGCTTGAAGGCCAAGCTCACGGAGATCCTGGCCGCCCATACCGGCGCCGACATGGAAAAAGTTCGCCATGACACGGAACGGGATTATTTTATGAGTGCCGAGGAAGCCGTGGCCTACGGCTTGATCGACAAGGTCCTCGCTTCCAGGGTCCAACTGAAGACACCCGCGTAG
- the lepB gene encoding signal peptidase I, whose amino-acid sequence MPKSLMATVGEYLKAILFALILALLIRFFVVQAFKIPSGSMMDTLLIGDHLLVSKFAYDVKIPLAGTAIDLSDPERGDIIVFLYGQDVPRLTDEPGRWLECNLPFQGYADESCPKDFIKRIIGLPGDIVEVRNKDILVNGRELYEPYVQHSDPHRIIKPRDSFGPIKVPEDKYFVLGDNRDESLDSRFWGFVDRERIRGKAWRIYWSWESDHGPRLNRIGKLLE is encoded by the coding sequence ATGCCCAAATCCCTGATGGCCACAGTGGGTGAATACCTCAAAGCCATCCTGTTTGCCCTGATTCTGGCCCTGCTGATCCGTTTTTTTGTGGTTCAGGCATTCAAGATCCCCTCTGGATCGATGATGGACACGCTGCTCATCGGCGATCACCTTCTGGTTTCCAAGTTCGCCTATGACGTCAAGATTCCCTTAGCCGGAACCGCAATCGACCTGAGCGATCCGGAGCGCGGCGACATCATCGTCTTTTTGTACGGACAGGATGTCCCGCGTCTGACGGATGAACCCGGAAGATGGCTGGAATGCAATCTCCCGTTCCAGGGGTATGCCGACGAGAGCTGCCCCAAGGACTTCATCAAACGGATTATCGGCCTTCCCGGCGATATCGTCGAGGTGCGCAACAAGGATATCCTGGTGAACGGACGCGAACTGTACGAGCCGTACGTCCAGCACAGTGATCCGCACCGGATCATCAAGCCGCGGGACAGTTTCGGCCCGATCAAGGTGCCGGAGGACAAGTACTTTGTCCTGGGCGACAACCGCGATGAATCCCTGGATTCCAGGTTCTGGGGCTTCGTGGATCGAGAAAGGATCCGGGGCAAGGCCTGGCGGATCTACTGGTCATGGGAATCGGACCATGGTCCGCGCCTGAACCGTATCGGAAAACTTTTGGAATAG
- the lepA gene encoding translation elongation factor 4 produces MIDQQRIRNFCIIAHIDHGKSTLADRILQATGLVDDRLMKEQYLDRLDLERERGITIKAQSVRIPYKAKDGRDYVLNLIDTPGHVDFSYEVSRSLVACEGALLVVDASQGVEAQSLANAYLALENNLEIIPVLNKIDLPSAEPERIKAEIEEIIGLDCKDALLISAKTGQGVPEVLERIITDLPPPMGDTKAPLKALIFDSWYDTYLGVVVLFRVVDGRIKLGQDILLHSTKARFEVTKLGVFSPDPIALNELGPGEVGFLCAGIKILTDARVGDTITDPDNPTLSPAPGFKKITAMVFCGMYPVEPNEYGTLKHSLEKLQLNDAAFTFEPETSHALGFGFRCGFLGLLHMEIIQERLEREFQARLLVTAPSVIYQVRTLEGETLPVDNPSKLPPLNKIEHIAEPYVHMEVHVPNEYLGAVLALCEECRGTQKDLRFLSSTRVIVTYELPFAEIVYDFFDRLKSVTRGYASLDYEFIDFRPSELVKLDILINSETVDALSIIVHKDKAYAQGRELASRLRSVIPRQLFEVVIQAAIGQRIIAKERVAPMRKNVTAKCYGGDITRKRKLLEKQKEGKRRMKRMGNIDIPQEAFLAVLRKD; encoded by the coding sequence ATGATTGACCAGCAACGCATACGCAACTTCTGTATTATCGCTCACATTGACCACGGGAAATCCACCCTCGCCGACCGCATCCTTCAGGCGACCGGACTTGTAGACGATCGACTAATGAAGGAACAGTATCTGGACCGGTTGGATCTGGAGCGGGAACGGGGCATTACCATCAAGGCCCAGAGTGTACGGATACCTTACAAGGCCAAGGATGGGCGGGATTACGTCTTGAACCTGATCGACACGCCAGGCCATGTGGATTTCAGCTATGAAGTATCCAGAAGTCTGGTGGCTTGCGAAGGGGCTCTCTTGGTGGTGGACGCATCCCAGGGGGTTGAAGCGCAAAGCTTGGCCAACGCTTATCTGGCTTTGGAAAACAACTTGGAAATCATTCCAGTCCTGAACAAGATCGATCTGCCCAGCGCGGAACCGGAACGCATCAAGGCCGAAATAGAGGAAATCATCGGCCTGGACTGCAAGGATGCCCTGCTGATCAGCGCAAAAACCGGCCAGGGCGTGCCAGAGGTGCTGGAACGGATCATCACCGACCTGCCTCCGCCCATGGGCGATACCAAAGCTCCGCTGAAAGCCCTGATTTTCGACTCCTGGTACGATACCTATCTTGGCGTGGTCGTCTTGTTCCGGGTCGTGGACGGGCGGATCAAGCTCGGCCAGGATATTCTGCTTCACTCCACCAAGGCCCGTTTCGAGGTCACCAAACTCGGCGTTTTCTCTCCTGACCCCATCGCCCTGAACGAACTGGGGCCCGGAGAAGTCGGCTTCTTATGCGCCGGCATCAAGATTCTCACGGACGCGAGGGTTGGCGACACTATCACTGACCCGGACAATCCCACACTCAGCCCTGCTCCCGGATTCAAGAAAATTACGGCCATGGTTTTCTGTGGCATGTACCCCGTGGAACCGAACGAATACGGGACCTTGAAGCATTCCCTGGAAAAACTGCAGCTCAACGACGCAGCATTCACCTTTGAACCGGAAACCTCGCATGCCCTGGGTTTCGGGTTCCGCTGCGGCTTCCTTGGGCTGCTGCACATGGAGATCATCCAGGAGCGTCTGGAACGGGAATTCCAGGCCCGCCTGCTGGTTACCGCGCCCTCGGTCATCTATCAGGTGAGAACCCTGGAGGGGGAAACGCTCCCGGTGGACAACCCCAGCAAGCTGCCGCCGCTGAACAAGATCGAGCATATTGCCGAACCGTACGTGCACATGGAAGTCCACGTGCCCAACGAGTACCTCGGCGCCGTGCTGGCCTTGTGCGAAGAATGCCGGGGCACCCAGAAAGACCTCCGCTTTCTCTCCTCCACCCGGGTCATCGTGACTTACGAACTGCCCTTCGCGGAAATCGTCTACGACTTCTTCGACCGCCTCAAGTCCGTGACCCGCGGCTATGCCTCGCTGGACTATGAGTTCATCGATTTTCGGCCTTCGGAGCTGGTCAAGCTGGACATTCTCATCAATTCCGAGACGGTAGACGCCCTGTCCATCATCGTGCACAAGGACAAGGCCTACGCCCAGGGGCGTGAACTGGCCAGCCGTCTCAGAAGCGTCATCCCCAGACAACTTTTCGAGGTCGTCATCCAGGCTGCCATCGGGCAACGCATCATCGCGAAGGAACGCGTGGCTCCGATGCGCAAAAACGTGACCGCCAAATGCTACGGCGGCGACATCACCCGCAAGCGCAAGCTTTTGGAAAAACAAAAAGAAGGCAAGCGGCGCATGAAGCGCATGGGCAACATCGACATCCCTCAGGAAGCCTTTCTGGCCGTACTACGCAAGGATTAG
- the lon gene encoding endopeptidase La — translation MPEKTIHDQSLFVKEIRLPMMSLREVVMFPRSIVPLFVGRETSIKAIERALNKFDKQIFLVTQNNPEAEQPSEDDLYELGTVSRILQLLRLPDGTIKVLFEGLYRAKWSREHGIEEVDPGCPMVLAQGVPSEDYESPEAMALIRAVQESLHEYAKVNKKIAPETMAAISSLNLPGRLADSVMPHLKVPFPEKQAVLEEPDPLVRLEKTYEMLLKEIDLVSLEKKVKSRVKQQIERNHRDFYLNEQIKAIQKEMGREEESGQEVDELLKQLEAKDLPDEAREKCAREIKKLRQMPPSSAEFTVVRNYVDWILHLPWNTVEPISLDLKAAQEILDEDHYALEKPKERILEYLAVQSLVEKIKGPILCLVGPPGVGKTSLAKSVARAMGREFVRISLGGVRDEAEIRGHRRTYVGAMPGKIIQSLRRVTNNNPVFCLDEVDKMSTDFRGDPSAALLEVLDPEQNYAFSDHYLDLDYDLSKVFFITTANTLHSIPGPLQDRMEIIRLPGYLEVEKMKIAKDFLMPRLLPQHGLNTTDLSFSEGAVLEIIRRYTREAGVRNLEREMASICRKVTRKVVEEGRSDKPVLVNKSAVSTYLGVPKYRYGEREEKSQPGVATGLAWTELGGELLLVEVSLMPGSGKVEITGKLGDVMQESARAALTYVRSRSDLFGLKSDFYKEIDIHIHVPEGATPKDGPSAGITLATSLTSALLNLPVRNDLAMTGEITLRGRVLPIGGLREKLLAAHRGLISKVIIPADNAKDLKEVPANILKDLEIVTVEHMDEVLCQALAVGVREEIFCVQSTDVMPLSRRLLKEEHQPHTH, via the coding sequence ATGCCTGAAAAAACAATACACGATCAATCTCTATTCGTGAAAGAAATACGCCTGCCCATGATGTCGCTCCGGGAAGTGGTCATGTTCCCGCGGTCCATCGTCCCGCTGTTCGTCGGGCGGGAAACGTCCATCAAGGCCATAGAGCGCGCCCTGAACAAATTCGACAAACAGATTTTCCTGGTCACCCAGAACAACCCCGAGGCCGAACAACCCAGCGAGGACGACCTCTACGAATTGGGAACGGTCAGCCGCATTCTGCAGCTGCTCCGATTGCCGGACGGCACCATCAAGGTCCTTTTCGAAGGCCTGTATCGCGCCAAGTGGTCGCGGGAGCACGGCATCGAAGAGGTGGACCCCGGCTGCCCCATGGTGCTGGCGCAGGGCGTCCCCAGCGAGGACTATGAATCTCCTGAAGCCATGGCCTTGATCAGAGCGGTTCAGGAATCTTTGCATGAATATGCCAAGGTCAACAAGAAAATCGCTCCGGAAACCATGGCCGCCATCTCCTCTCTTAATTTACCAGGGCGCTTGGCGGACAGCGTGATGCCCCATCTCAAGGTTCCTTTTCCGGAAAAGCAGGCGGTCTTGGAAGAGCCCGATCCATTGGTCCGTCTCGAAAAGACCTATGAAATGCTGCTCAAGGAGATCGATTTGGTTTCCCTGGAAAAGAAGGTCAAATCTCGGGTCAAGCAGCAGATTGAACGCAACCACCGCGATTTCTACCTCAATGAACAAATCAAGGCCATCCAGAAGGAAATGGGCCGAGAGGAGGAATCCGGCCAGGAAGTCGACGAACTGTTGAAGCAGCTGGAGGCCAAGGATCTGCCCGACGAGGCCAGGGAGAAGTGCGCGCGCGAAATAAAGAAGTTGCGCCAGATGCCGCCTTCCTCAGCTGAATTTACGGTGGTCCGCAACTATGTGGACTGGATATTGCATTTGCCATGGAACACCGTTGAGCCCATAAGCCTGGACTTGAAGGCCGCCCAGGAGATTCTCGATGAAGACCATTACGCCCTGGAAAAGCCCAAGGAGCGTATCCTGGAATACCTGGCCGTGCAGAGTTTGGTGGAAAAAATCAAAGGGCCGATCTTGTGCCTTGTGGGTCCGCCCGGAGTAGGCAAAACCTCTTTGGCAAAATCCGTGGCCAGGGCCATGGGGAGGGAATTCGTCCGGATTTCTCTTGGCGGCGTCCGGGATGAGGCGGAAATTCGCGGTCATCGACGAACCTATGTCGGAGCCATGCCTGGAAAGATCATTCAGTCCCTGCGCCGGGTCACGAACAACAATCCGGTCTTTTGTCTGGATGAAGTGGACAAGATGAGCACGGATTTCCGGGGCGATCCCTCGGCCGCACTCCTGGAGGTGCTTGATCCGGAACAGAATTATGCCTTCAGCGATCACTACCTGGACCTGGACTATGATCTCTCCAAGGTGTTCTTCATCACCACCGCCAACACGCTGCACTCCATTCCCGGACCTTTGCAGGACAGGATGGAAATCATCCGTCTGCCCGGCTACCTGGAAGTGGAAAAGATGAAAATCGCCAAGGACTTTTTGATGCCGCGCCTGTTGCCGCAGCACGGGCTGAATACTACGGATCTTTCCTTTTCCGAAGGCGCGGTACTGGAAATCATTCGCCGTTATACCCGTGAGGCGGGTGTGCGGAATCTGGAACGTGAAATGGCTTCCATTTGCCGTAAAGTGACCCGCAAAGTCGTGGAAGAAGGACGTTCAGACAAACCTGTGCTCGTGAACAAGAGCGCGGTTTCCACCTATCTCGGCGTACCCAAGTACCGGTACGGGGAGCGGGAGGAAAAGTCGCAGCCCGGAGTGGCCACCGGCCTTGCCTGGACCGAACTTGGCGGAGAACTGTTGCTGGTGGAGGTGTCCCTGATGCCCGGCAGCGGCAAGGTGGAGATAACCGGCAAGCTCGGGGACGTGATGCAGGAATCGGCACGGGCCGCTTTGACCTATGTTCGCTCCCGTTCCGACCTGTTCGGCTTGAAATCGGACTTCTACAAGGAAATCGACATCCATATCCACGTCCCGGAGGGCGCCACGCCCAAGGACGGTCCTTCCGCGGGCATCACCCTGGCCACCAGCCTGACATCGGCCCTGCTCAACCTGCCCGTGCGCAACGATCTGGCCATGACCGGAGAAATCACCTTGCGCGGGCGCGTTCTGCCCATCGGCGGGTTGCGTGAAAAGCTCCTGGCTGCCCACCGCGGCCTGATCTCCAAGGTGATCATTCCCGCGGACAACGCCAAGGATCTGAAGGAAGTTCCGGCGAATATCCTCAAGGACCTGGAGATCGTTACCGTCGAACACATGGATGAAGTCCTGTGCCAAGCCCTTGCCGTCGGCGTCCGGGAGGAAATCTTTTGTGTTCAGTCAACGGACGTGATGCCGTTGTCCCGACGCCTGCTCAAGGAAGAGCATCAACCGCACACGCATTAG
- the clpX gene encoding ATP-dependent Clp protease ATP-binding subunit ClpX encodes MAKKKSLHPQLCCSFCGKNQEQVRRLIAGPDVYICDECITLCGEIITQDDMSAEAPDEKLLTPAELHKLLDEFVIGQDQAKKILSVAVHNHYKRVFYASQMSNDVELDKSNILLMGPTGSGKTLVAKTLARILKVPFAIADATTLTEAGYVGEDVENILVQLLQNADFDIEAASKGIIYIDEIDKIARRADSPSITRDVSGEGVQQALLKIIEGTEANIPPKGGRKHPQQEYIRMNTSNILFIVGGAFIGLERIIQHRTQTKAMGFGACLTQQSDTPDCTLLQHVQPMDLTKFGFIPELVGRLPILATLQDLKEDDLVRILTEPKNALVKQYQKLFEMENVRLRFTQDSLRAIARKAIERKTGARGLRNVLESIMLDTSYRLPSLQGVKECVVNKSVVENESEPLLIYEQEAKTA; translated from the coding sequence ATGGCCAAGAAAAAATCCCTGCATCCGCAACTGTGCTGCTCTTTTTGCGGCAAGAATCAGGAACAGGTACGCCGGCTCATTGCCGGTCCCGACGTCTATATCTGTGATGAATGCATCACATTGTGCGGCGAAATCATCACGCAGGACGACATGTCCGCGGAGGCTCCGGACGAAAAGCTTCTGACCCCCGCCGAACTGCACAAACTGCTGGACGAATTCGTCATCGGCCAGGATCAGGCCAAGAAAATTCTGTCCGTAGCCGTGCACAACCACTACAAGAGAGTGTTCTACGCGTCCCAGATGTCCAATGATGTGGAACTGGACAAAAGCAACATCCTGTTGATGGGACCCACCGGTTCCGGAAAAACACTGGTGGCGAAAACCCTGGCCCGCATTCTCAAGGTTCCCTTTGCCATTGCCGACGCCACCACCCTTACGGAAGCAGGTTATGTAGGCGAGGATGTGGAAAACATCCTGGTCCAGCTGCTCCAGAACGCGGATTTCGATATCGAAGCCGCTTCCAAAGGCATCATCTACATAGATGAAATCGACAAGATCGCCCGCAGGGCCGACAGTCCCTCCATCACCCGGGATGTTTCCGGCGAGGGCGTGCAGCAGGCCTTGTTGAAAATCATCGAAGGAACCGAAGCGAACATCCCGCCCAAAGGCGGCCGCAAGCATCCGCAGCAGGAATACATCCGCATGAACACTTCCAATATTTTGTTCATCGTCGGAGGAGCGTTCATCGGCCTGGAACGGATCATCCAGCATCGGACCCAGACCAAAGCCATGGGCTTCGGAGCGTGTCTGACGCAGCAATCCGACACCCCGGACTGCACACTGCTGCAGCACGTGCAGCCCATGGATCTGACGAAGTTTGGATTTATTCCCGAGCTCGTCGGTCGTTTGCCCATTCTCGCAACGCTTCAGGATCTCAAGGAAGACGATCTGGTGCGGATTCTCACTGAACCAAAGAACGCCCTGGTCAAGCAATATCAAAAATTGTTCGAGATGGAGAACGTCCGGCTGCGGTTCACCCAGGACTCCTTGCGGGCCATTGCACGAAAGGCCATTGAGCGAAAGACAGGAGCCCGCGGCCTGCGCAACGTTCTGGAAAGCATCATGCTGGACACTTCCTACCGCCTGCCGTCTCTTCAGGGTGTGAAAGAATGCGTGGTGAACAAGTCCGTGGTGGAAAACGAGTCGGAACCTTTGTTGATCTACGAACAGGAAGCCAAGACAGCCTGA
- the tig gene encoding trigger factor produces the protein MQYEVLEPSSVKRTVKIVAPPEEVNSALAVAIALYRRDAEIKGFRKGKVPTSIIEGMFKKKIYDEATNDLINCHINEVMNELQVTPLSRIDVESELIVRDQPFEYTISFEVAPQFELPPYEGIAVEQEKAVASDAETDKVLERIRNNMVEIVPLEEDRPAQDGDVVVVDFQAFDQGKPIDEVKAENFQIELGQGGALPAFESMIQGLKAGQSDESEITFPADFLNEAFAGRTVTMNVTLKEIKQKKLPEYDAVFAKRAGEFESMDKLREAIQKSYMETRNQVNKSAAQKKILDVLTSQVDFELPESMVNDQIDRMVMEMKNRLERMGKNIEAMGMPMEQIREQFKAQAESLVKSQIFLLAVASKEGFRVSPAEQDAFFRDMAQKTGQDFQGLKHFHEQNNLMPAVTDRILSDKAIEFIYSKADVTEVEASVAQDQELSGEEKPAE, from the coding sequence ATGCAATATGAAGTACTTGAGCCATCATCGGTCAAACGGACCGTGAAAATTGTTGCTCCACCGGAAGAAGTCAATTCGGCCCTTGCCGTGGCCATTGCCCTGTATCGCAGGGATGCCGAGATCAAGGGATTCCGCAAAGGCAAAGTGCCTACCTCGATTATTGAAGGCATGTTCAAGAAAAAGATCTACGATGAAGCAACGAATGATCTGATCAACTGCCACATCAATGAAGTGATGAACGAACTTCAGGTTACGCCGTTGTCCCGGATCGACGTCGAGTCGGAGCTCATTGTCCGGGATCAACCATTTGAATACACCATCAGCTTTGAAGTCGCGCCGCAGTTCGAACTGCCGCCCTACGAAGGCATTGCCGTGGAGCAGGAAAAAGCGGTTGCCAGCGATGCCGAAACGGACAAGGTCCTGGAACGCATCCGGAACAACATGGTTGAAATCGTGCCCCTGGAAGAAGACCGTCCCGCCCAGGATGGAGACGTGGTGGTGGTGGATTTCCAGGCCTTCGACCAGGGCAAGCCCATTGATGAAGTCAAGGCGGAAAATTTCCAGATCGAACTGGGCCAGGGAGGCGCCTTGCCGGCTTTCGAGTCCATGATCCAGGGGCTGAAGGCTGGTCAGAGCGACGAGTCGGAAATCACCTTCCCGGCGGACTTCCTGAACGAAGCCTTTGCCGGGAGGACAGTGACGATGAACGTCACCCTCAAGGAAATCAAACAGAAGAAACTTCCTGAATATGACGCCGTCTTTGCCAAAAGAGCCGGCGAATTCGAATCCATGGATAAGCTGAGAGAAGCCATCCAAAAGTCATATATGGAAACCCGCAACCAAGTGAACAAATCCGCGGCTCAGAAGAAGATCCTGGACGTCCTGACATCCCAGGTAGATTTCGAGCTGCCTGAGTCCATGGTCAATGACCAGATCGACCGCATGGTCATGGAAATGAAAAATCGTCTGGAGCGGATGGGCAAGAACATTGAGGCCATGGGCATGCCCATGGAACAGATCCGGGAGCAGTTCAAGGCGCAGGCCGAAAGCCTGGTCAAGTCCCAGATTTTTCTGCTTGCCGTAGCCAGCAAGGAAGGCTTCAGGGTTTCTCCCGCGGAACAGGATGCGTTCTTCCGGGATATGGCCCAGAAAACCGGCCAGGATTTCCAGGGCCTGAAGCATTTTCACGAACAGAACAACCTGATGCCGGCCGTCACCGATCGCATCCTTTCAGACAAGGCCATCGAATTCATTTATTCCAAGGCCGACGTGACGGAAGTGGAGGCCTCAGTTGCCCAGGACCAGGAGCTCTCCGGCGAAGAAAAGCCCGCGGAGTAA
- the lepB gene encoding signal peptidase I has product MNPRWQTILKEYSEALIIALILALIIRTFIIQAFKIPSGSMLETLQIGDRLFVTKFAYDIKAPFTDWSILSLQDPERGDVIVFRYPEDPSKDFIKRVVAVPGDVVEVRDENLYINGESVEEPYLTLHPGPTRVHFGPETVPDDHYFTLGDNRFNSHDSRFWGFVPKSQIKGKAWRIYWSASPRWFLSNVRWDRFGKQIE; this is encoded by the coding sequence ATGAACCCCCGTTGGCAGACAATTCTCAAAGAATATTCCGAAGCATTGATCATCGCCCTGATTCTGGCCTTGATCATCCGTACGTTCATTATTCAGGCCTTCAAGATTCCTTCCGGTTCAATGTTGGAAACCTTGCAGATCGGCGATCGTTTGTTCGTAACCAAATTTGCCTACGACATCAAAGCGCCCTTTACAGACTGGAGCATCCTCTCCCTGCAGGATCCGGAACGCGGGGACGTGATCGTATTCCGGTATCCTGAAGACCCATCCAAGGACTTTATAAAACGCGTGGTGGCGGTGCCCGGGGATGTCGTCGAAGTCCGGGACGAAAACCTGTACATCAACGGTGAAAGCGTGGAAGAGCCCTACCTGACGCTCCACCCCGGACCGACTCGCGTGCATTTTGGGCCAGAGACCGTTCCTGACGATCACTATTTCACCTTGGGCGACAACCGTTTCAACTCACATGACTCCAGGTTCTGGGGATTCGTGCCCAAATCACAGATCAAGGGCAAGGCGTGGAGGATCTATTGGTCCGCCAGCCCACGCTGGTTCCTGAGCAATGTGCGCTGGGACCGTTTCGGAAAGCAGATCGAATAG
- the mqnB gene encoding futalosine hydrolase, whose translation MTNITGPDSDHPSTLVVVTATVMEMRAVFAHWDGEIPEELGWVERRESWGSLVLLVCGVGPVNAGISLGHLLGGLPGPVGVLNLGVAGAFCLETLPLGKAVLVDEEIWPEYGLLTASGIDPKGIGLSLGKAEEYPVWDRLKLEPEVDAENMKLDVAGLSKVSSLTVSGVSGTAERAEELRTRYAADVENMEGFALAWACRRFKAPFVQVRTISNLVGSRDAKHWDLPGAKRRLAEITRVIFQRIDMECRQ comes from the coding sequence ATGACCAATATAACCGGACCAGATAGCGACCACCCATCAACCCTGGTCGTGGTCACCGCCACTGTCATGGAAATGCGGGCCGTGTTCGCCCACTGGGACGGCGAAATTCCGGAAGAGCTTGGCTGGGTGGAGCGGAGAGAGAGTTGGGGGAGTCTGGTTCTGCTGGTTTGCGGAGTCGGTCCGGTTAATGCCGGAATTTCCCTGGGCCATCTGCTGGGGGGCCTGCCTGGGCCGGTCGGGGTCTTGAACCTCGGCGTGGCGGGTGCTTTTTGCCTGGAAACGCTGCCCTTGGGCAAAGCTGTTCTCGTGGATGAGGAAATTTGGCCCGAATACGGTTTGCTGACTGCATCGGGGATAGATCCCAAGGGGATCGGATTATCGCTGGGCAAGGCCGAGGAATATCCGGTCTGGGACCGCCTCAAACTCGAGCCGGAAGTCGACGCCGAGAATATGAAGCTGGATGTCGCCGGGCTGAGCAAGGTTAGCAGTTTGACCGTCTCCGGAGTCTCCGGAACAGCTGAACGGGCGGAGGAACTGCGGACCAGGTATGCAGCCGACGTGGAGAACATGGAAGGATTCGCCCTTGCCTGGGCTTGCCGACGGTTCAAGGCGCCATTTGTTCAGGTGCGAACCATTTCCAATCTGGTGGGCTCACGGGACGCAAAGCATTGGGATCTGCCTGGAGCAAAACGTCGTCTGGCCGAGATAACCCGCGTCATTTTCCAGAGGATCGACATGGAATGCAGACAATGA
- a CDS encoding 1,4-dihydroxy-6-naphthoate synthase, with translation MQTMISSPPLSVGISPCPNDTFIFGSWILGRCELVTGRDASFIWDDVQQLNESAARGEYDLIKVSAAQALLLRDQYAILRSGGAFGLEHGPKLVASASTVPRTIAVPGLQTTAAALLRQAWPEPAQLIPMRYDQIVDQVRRGRVDAGLLIHESALLLREYGLACLLDLGQWWKERSGDLPLPLGCILGRKNLGPDMLEAAARQIQLSLDHASAHPEAVWPLVQGLAQELDDNVLRAHIRAYVNNFSHDMGDPGRHAVQFLGDCIHSSNTSTTNTLT, from the coding sequence ATGCAGACAATGATCTCGAGCCCGCCTTTGTCCGTGGGCATATCACCTTGTCCCAACGACACCTTCATCTTCGGAAGCTGGATTCTCGGCCGATGCGAACTCGTAACCGGTCGCGACGCCTCGTTTATCTGGGACGACGTGCAGCAGCTCAACGAGTCCGCTGCGCGGGGAGAATATGACCTGATCAAGGTTTCCGCGGCCCAGGCTCTGTTGCTGAGAGATCAATACGCCATATTGCGGTCAGGGGGGGCGTTCGGTCTGGAACACGGGCCGAAGCTGGTCGCCTCTGCCTCGACTGTCCCCAGAACCATTGCCGTACCTGGACTGCAGACCACCGCCGCGGCCCTGTTGCGTCAAGCGTGGCCGGAACCGGCGCAATTAATTCCCATGCGCTATGACCAAATCGTGGACCAGGTGCGCCGAGGACGCGTCGACGCAGGATTGCTGATCCATGAAAGCGCCCTGCTCCTGCGGGAGTACGGCCTCGCATGCCTGCTGGACCTGGGGCAATGGTGGAAGGAACGTAGCGGCGACCTGCCCCTGCCTTTGGGATGCATCCTCGGACGAAAAAATCTGGGCCCGGACATGCTTGAAGCCGCAGCCCGGCAGATCCAGCTCAGCCTGGACCATGCATCGGCTCATCCTGAAGCGGTATGGCCCCTGGTCCAGGGCCTGGCCCAGGAACTGGACGACAACGTCCTGCGTGCCCATATCCGGGCATATGTCAACAATTTCAGCCACGACATGGGAGACCCCGGCCGTCATGCCGTACAGTTTCTTGGTGATTGCATTCATTCCTCAAACACTTCAACAACCAACACATTGACATAG